One part of the Sorangiineae bacterium MSr11954 genome encodes these proteins:
- the nadC gene encoding carboxylating nicotinate-nucleotide diphosphorylase, whose amino-acid sequence MSFELPSVVVDKIVDLALYEDLAAGDLTTEACIDPEAEAVAHAVARKELVACGGPVYRRVFQRIHPLLEVTDAVEEGTLVKPGTRLWTVQGRARAILMGERTALNLVQRMCGIATLTRTYVSALPPGSRTRIIDTRKTTPGLRVLERYAVRAGGGKNHRDNLGSAVLIKDNHVVAAGGIKEAIRRARERSPHTGKVECEVDSLDQLDEALEAGADIVLLDNMSTADVIEGVRRARGKALVEASGSITLPRITELGQAGVDAISVGALTHSAPAADIGLDFE is encoded by the coding sequence ATGTCTTTCGAACTTCCCTCGGTCGTCGTCGACAAGATTGTGGACCTGGCACTTTACGAGGATCTCGCGGCCGGCGATCTCACCACCGAAGCATGCATCGACCCGGAGGCGGAGGCCGTCGCCCACGCCGTGGCGCGCAAGGAGCTCGTCGCCTGCGGCGGCCCCGTGTACCGCAGGGTGTTTCAGCGGATTCACCCCCTGCTCGAGGTGACCGACGCGGTGGAGGAGGGCACCTTGGTCAAGCCCGGAACGCGGCTTTGGACGGTGCAGGGCCGCGCGCGCGCCATCTTGATGGGCGAGCGCACCGCCTTGAACCTGGTGCAGCGCATGTGCGGCATCGCCACCTTGACCCGCACCTATGTGAGCGCCCTCCCGCCTGGCAGCCGCACCCGCATCATCGACACGCGCAAGACCACGCCCGGCCTTCGCGTCCTCGAGCGCTACGCCGTGCGCGCCGGCGGCGGAAAGAACCACCGCGACAACCTGGGCTCGGCGGTGCTCATCAAGGACAACCACGTGGTGGCGGCCGGCGGCATCAAAGAGGCCATCCGCCGTGCGCGCGAGCGCTCGCCGCACACCGGCAAGGTCGAGTGCGAGGTCGACTCGCTCGACCAGCTCGACGAAGCGCTGGAGGCAGGCGCCGACATCGTCTTGCTCGACAACATGTCCACCGCCGACGTGATCGAAGGCGTGCGCCGCGCGCGCGGCAAGGCGCTGGTCGAAGCCTCCGGCAGCATCACCCTGCCGCGCATCACCGAGCTCGGGCAGGCCGGGGTCGACGCCATCTCCGTGGGCGCGCTGACGCACTCGGCGCCGGCCGCCGACATCGGGCTCGACTTCGAATGA
- the mrtC gene encoding MrtC family glutamic-type intramembrane protease has protein sequence MAYRVSPSPTTPERPPVDGRAILEALGVSAVVTLLVTVAASLLPDRYVASAVGFTFLGATWWLVWSRDDARVAHFGLAFGGLVLPGKLDIGRLVGSFARALGWAVLFAAITFVPFWLGWRWWWRAAGDFHLRWETIDPSLFNELLGQLLIIALPEEAFYRGYLQTRLDDAIPARVRILGASVTPGLVIASIVFALGHFATIRTAPRLAVFFPALVFGWLRARTGGVGAGILFHATCNMFSMLLGRGYGVY, from the coding sequence GTGGCCTATCGCGTAAGTCCTTCCCCAACGACCCCCGAGCGTCCGCCCGTCGATGGGCGCGCGATCCTGGAAGCGCTGGGCGTGTCGGCGGTGGTGACCTTGCTCGTCACCGTGGCCGCGTCGCTCCTGCCCGACCGGTACGTGGCGTCGGCCGTTGGCTTTACCTTTCTCGGCGCGACCTGGTGGCTCGTGTGGTCGCGCGACGACGCCAGGGTGGCGCATTTCGGTCTGGCGTTCGGCGGGCTCGTGCTGCCCGGAAAGCTCGACATCGGCCGGCTCGTTGGGAGCTTTGCGCGCGCGCTGGGCTGGGCGGTGCTGTTCGCCGCCATCACCTTCGTGCCCTTTTGGCTCGGATGGCGCTGGTGGTGGAGGGCCGCCGGCGACTTTCATCTGCGCTGGGAGACCATCGATCCAAGCCTCTTCAACGAGCTCCTCGGGCAACTGCTGATCATCGCGCTGCCGGAGGAGGCCTTCTACCGCGGCTACCTGCAGACCCGGCTCGACGACGCCATCCCGGCGCGCGTTCGCATTCTGGGCGCGTCGGTGACCCCGGGCCTCGTCATCGCGAGCATCGTCTTCGCGCTCGGTCACTTTGCGACCATTCGCACGGCGCCGCGCCTGGCGGTCTTCTTTCCGGCGCTCGTCTTCGGGTGGTTGCGCGCGCGGACGGGCGGCGTGGGCGCGGGCATTCTTTTTCACGCGACGTGCAATATGTTCTCCATGCTCCTCGGTCGAGGGTATGGAGTCTATTGA
- a CDS encoding HAD-IB family hydrolase, with translation MPRAALFDMDRTLVRRETASLYIRYQRTIGEATWRDAARVSYWVLLYTFGVIDAPGVAAKVMRGFAGMPETVLASRCDDWFRRYVEEHVADRGRAAVAQHLAQGDIVAIATGASPYAARPLARRLGIQHIVSSELEVGRDGRFTGRALEPLAYGAGKVVRAARLAESLGFSLKDSVFYTDSFTDLPLLEAVGEQVVVNPDPRLLRLARRRGWRIEAW, from the coding sequence ATGCCGCGCGCCGCCCTCTTCGACATGGATCGCACCTTGGTGCGACGAGAGACCGCCAGCTTGTACATTCGCTACCAGCGCACCATCGGCGAGGCCACCTGGCGTGACGCCGCCCGCGTTTCGTATTGGGTGCTCCTCTACACGTTCGGCGTGATCGACGCCCCGGGCGTGGCCGCCAAGGTGATGCGCGGCTTCGCGGGCATGCCCGAAACCGTGCTCGCCTCGCGCTGCGACGACTGGTTTCGCCGCTATGTCGAAGAGCACGTGGCCGACCGCGGGCGCGCGGCGGTGGCGCAGCACCTCGCGCAAGGGGATATCGTAGCCATCGCCACCGGCGCATCGCCCTACGCGGCGCGCCCTCTGGCGCGGCGGCTCGGCATCCAGCACATCGTCTCGAGCGAGCTCGAGGTCGGCCGCGATGGCCGCTTCACGGGCCGGGCCCTGGAGCCTCTGGCGTATGGCGCGGGCAAGGTCGTGCGCGCCGCGCGCCTGGCCGAATCGCTTGGTTTTAGCTTGAAAGATTCGGTCTTCTACACCGATTCGTTCACCGATCTGCCGCTCCTGGAGGCGGTTGGCGAGCAGGTCGTGGTCAACCCCGATCCGCGCCTCCTCCGGCTGGCGCGCCGCCGCGGTTGGCGCATCGAAGCGTGGTGA
- a CDS encoding serine/threonine protein kinase: MRPVPNESKIPAGTLLVGKYRVTREIGRGGMAAVYEAEQTTLNKKVAVKVLAAELSASSIVIERFFREARAAASVRSPYIVDVYDSGRLEDGRPFICMELLEGESLYDRMARLRLIDPETTVRIITQCAKGLSKAHAAGIVHRDLKPENIFLIKTEEGGEISKLLDFGLAKFYAPVAPDVKTARLTREGAVFGTPAYMSPEQVKGQGSVDHRADLWALGCMAFECLIGRPVWNTEQGVAMTFAAIATAPIPVPSKLRPDLPATFDAWFFKALERDPDHRFQDAKELSEALVQAFERQAVPAVAVAAAAARASRASLSERHDPEGLETTVVRHAAHSAEENMMGGGAVVRAAYAGAGAGVALSLTPPVAGAADPGVAAEFFNDANGRRPGLAVSPRPGMFASGAESLGASVPEISPGRTPSAGSASQVLPAPPPSAFRWVFSSAALVGGSVAAFVVWTNMLKPQVFNPTVASTATMAPIAGPSGSPSNVPPVDEPKWMTAFADGQKLFAAGDIPGALRRLKDAQELGGNTPGGGAALAARGLADQIRAVPVSRNLCKPVAFSHPRFGPLSNIGRPAIASVEKGTLVAWTDDHEEAGHYHVYSVVLDDVGRPQSASRDLTPEASEVMRPGLLTVNDRAVLYYWDKTGGDAGVRVRWIDPNGRIGGASTLVGAERAGNFYPALDRAPDGFYVAWQDDRDKEGDDLFLRKLSNDLEPQGNEVRLTDYLSVGGRNASARYPGLAIASNAVFVVYKLEREPQHTIARMRLKLGTAELKKGLDERTTPGPKGGGLDRELGDVAIVNEDKLPGDQPVIACGAEGCFIAWHGEKGGAYAAMVEPAGGRVLWRKKLGDKSSHPSLGVGTDGVVQLAYYDAGRIKMAPLTRDGVGVASVIGKVLGDQPRPAIAPGRAKGEWSLAWQDFEAGHTEAYAARVVCRP; the protein is encoded by the coding sequence ATGCGCCCTGTTCCCAACGAGTCGAAGATCCCCGCGGGGACCCTGCTGGTCGGGAAGTATCGCGTCACGCGCGAGATCGGCCGCGGTGGCATGGCGGCCGTTTACGAGGCGGAGCAGACGACCTTGAACAAGAAGGTCGCGGTCAAGGTGCTCGCGGCCGAGCTCTCGGCCTCCAGCATCGTGATCGAGCGCTTCTTCCGTGAGGCGCGCGCCGCCGCCAGCGTTCGCAGCCCCTACATCGTCGATGTCTACGACTCCGGGCGCCTCGAGGATGGCCGCCCCTTCATCTGCATGGAGCTGCTCGAGGGCGAGTCGCTCTACGATCGCATGGCGCGCCTGCGCCTCATCGATCCCGAGACCACGGTGCGCATCATCACCCAATGCGCCAAAGGGCTCTCCAAGGCCCATGCGGCCGGGATCGTCCACCGCGATCTGAAGCCGGAGAACATCTTCCTCATCAAGACCGAGGAGGGCGGCGAGATCAGCAAGCTCCTCGACTTCGGCCTCGCCAAGTTCTACGCGCCCGTCGCCCCCGACGTGAAAACCGCGCGCCTGACCCGTGAGGGCGCAGTGTTCGGTACACCGGCTTATATGTCGCCGGAACAGGTGAAAGGTCAGGGGTCGGTCGACCATCGCGCCGATTTATGGGCGCTCGGCTGCATGGCCTTCGAGTGCCTCATTGGCCGGCCGGTCTGGAACACCGAGCAAGGCGTGGCGATGACCTTCGCCGCCATCGCCACCGCGCCCATCCCCGTTCCCTCCAAGCTCCGCCCCGATCTGCCGGCCACCTTCGACGCGTGGTTCTTCAAGGCGCTGGAGCGCGATCCCGATCATCGCTTCCAAGACGCCAAAGAGCTCTCCGAGGCGCTGGTGCAAGCCTTCGAGCGGCAGGCCGTTCCTGCCGTGGCTGTCGCGGCGGCGGCGGCGCGCGCCTCCCGCGCCTCGCTCAGCGAGCGGCACGATCCCGAGGGGCTCGAGACCACGGTGGTGCGCCATGCCGCGCACTCGGCCGAGGAGAACATGATGGGCGGCGGCGCCGTGGTGCGCGCGGCCTATGCCGGTGCGGGGGCAGGGGTCGCGCTCTCGCTCACCCCGCCCGTCGCGGGCGCGGCCGATCCCGGGGTGGCGGCCGAGTTTTTCAACGACGCGAATGGGCGCCGTCCGGGGCTCGCGGTGTCCCCGCGGCCTGGCATGTTCGCCAGCGGCGCGGAGAGCTTGGGCGCGAGCGTTCCCGAGATTTCCCCTGGGCGAACGCCGTCCGCGGGCTCGGCGTCGCAGGTGCTCCCGGCGCCGCCGCCCTCGGCATTTCGTTGGGTCTTCTCGTCGGCGGCGCTGGTGGGCGGCTCGGTGGCGGCGTTCGTCGTTTGGACCAACATGCTCAAGCCGCAGGTGTTCAATCCCACGGTGGCATCGACGGCGACGATGGCACCGATCGCCGGCCCATCGGGCAGCCCGTCGAACGTGCCGCCCGTCGACGAGCCCAAGTGGATGACCGCCTTTGCCGACGGGCAAAAGCTCTTTGCCGCCGGCGACATCCCCGGCGCGCTTCGCCGGCTCAAAGACGCGCAGGAGCTGGGCGGAAACACGCCCGGCGGCGGCGCCGCATTGGCCGCCCGCGGCTTGGCCGATCAGATCCGCGCGGTCCCCGTATCGCGCAACCTCTGCAAGCCGGTCGCCTTTTCGCACCCGCGCTTCGGGCCCTTGAGCAACATCGGTCGCCCGGCCATCGCGAGCGTCGAAAAGGGAACCTTGGTCGCGTGGACCGACGATCACGAGGAGGCGGGGCACTACCACGTCTACTCCGTGGTCCTCGACGACGTGGGCCGCCCGCAGTCCGCTTCGCGTGATCTGACCCCCGAGGCCAGCGAGGTGATGCGCCCCGGCCTGCTCACCGTCAACGACCGCGCCGTCCTCTACTACTGGGACAAAACCGGCGGCGACGCGGGGGTGCGCGTGCGCTGGATCGATCCGAACGGGCGCATCGGCGGCGCGAGCACCTTGGTCGGCGCCGAGCGCGCGGGCAACTTCTACCCCGCGCTGGATCGCGCTCCCGACGGCTTCTATGTGGCCTGGCAGGACGACCGCGACAAAGAGGGCGACGATCTCTTCCTGCGAAAGCTCTCCAACGATCTCGAGCCGCAGGGCAACGAGGTGCGCCTCACCGATTACCTCTCGGTGGGCGGCCGCAACGCCAGCGCCCGATACCCCGGGCTCGCCATCGCCAGCAACGCCGTCTTCGTGGTGTACAAACTGGAGCGCGAGCCGCAGCACACCATCGCGCGCATGCGCCTCAAGCTCGGCACCGCCGAGCTGAAAAAGGGCCTCGACGAGCGCACCACACCGGGGCCGAAAGGCGGCGGGCTCGATCGCGAGCTCGGGGACGTGGCCATCGTCAACGAGGACAAGCTCCCGGGCGATCAGCCCGTGATCGCGTGCGGCGCCGAGGGCTGCTTCATCGCGTGGCACGGTGAAAAAGGCGGCGCCTACGCGGCCATGGTCGAGCCGGCGGGAGGACGCGTCCTCTGGCGCAAGAAGCTGGGCGACAAGAGCTCGCACCCCTCGCTGGGCGTGGGGACCGATGGCGTGGTGCAGCTCGCCTACTACGACGCCGGCCGGATCAAGATGGCGCCGCTCACCCGCGATGGGGTCGGCGTGGCCAGCGTGATCGGCAAGGTGCTCGGCGATCAGCCTCGCCCGGCCATTGCCCCGGGGCGCGCCAAGGGGGAATGGTCCCTCGCGTGGCAAGACTTCGAGGCCGGTCACACCGAAGCGTACGCCGCCCGCGTGGTATGCCGTCCGTAG
- a CDS encoding YXWGXW repeat-containing protein — MKTALLLSATLGPIPLLGLWLFACGSSSLPTPSYVRQETSALAEVPYPPPPAHAEGIPKQPRPDAVWIDGEWVWDGRRWAWKQGRWVVASPGTKFSPWTSVRGADGTLYFAPGVWKDAKGLPVADPKPLAGARAGSSPVVSPEGEPFQTGPTIVAIEDGGRR, encoded by the coding sequence GTGAAAACGGCTCTACTACTGTCGGCGACCCTCGGTCCAATCCCGTTGCTCGGCCTGTGGCTCTTTGCCTGCGGTAGCTCGTCGCTTCCGACACCATCGTACGTGCGCCAGGAGACGTCCGCGCTGGCGGAGGTGCCTTATCCCCCGCCGCCCGCGCACGCCGAGGGCATCCCCAAACAGCCGCGGCCCGACGCCGTTTGGATCGACGGGGAATGGGTCTGGGACGGAAGGCGTTGGGCCTGGAAGCAAGGGCGCTGGGTGGTGGCCTCGCCCGGCACCAAGTTCTCGCCGTGGACGAGCGTGCGCGGGGCCGATGGCACCTTGTACTTCGCGCCCGGCGTCTGGAAGGACGCAAAGGGCCTCCCGGTCGCCGATCCCAAGCCGCTCGCGGGTGCGCGCGCCGGGAGCAGCCCGGTGGTGAGCCCCGAGGGCGAGCCCTTCCAGACGGGGCCGACCATCGTGGCCATCGAGGACGGTGGTCGCCGATGA
- a CDS encoding YihY/virulence factor BrkB family protein, with product MLKKVFELFQEAAVRWSDDKCHRMGASLAYYALFSIFPLLMLAVTGLGFFLGDDDATRAKIVSSFGSTGAPGAQGLVDQTLSNLQNHHTARGVGMVVGLVALVLSASGVFSELDTALSRIWRCPEPSSSGIVESVLQTVREKAMAMLLVLGAALLLLVSLILSTALSAVTSVARDALPFAWAWSMLEHAVSLGFLTFAFAALFKVVPACGAKWRDVLGGGLLTALLFTLAKRLLTLYMTTLASYDAYGAVGAVLALLTWIYLVSLIVFFGAEFARVYAERHGSFANRTALEPGEADETRAKSEVEAGKTATRAPGSPRKGERDRVADEGDQPHKGPPAHSLP from the coding sequence ATGCTCAAAAAGGTTTTCGAGCTCTTCCAAGAGGCTGCGGTTCGATGGAGCGATGACAAGTGCCATCGCATGGGCGCCTCGCTCGCCTATTACGCATTATTCTCGATTTTCCCACTGCTCATGCTGGCAGTGACGGGCCTCGGATTTTTCCTGGGCGACGATGACGCGACGCGCGCGAAGATCGTCTCCTCGTTCGGTTCCACGGGGGCACCTGGCGCGCAAGGCCTGGTCGACCAAACCCTGAGCAACCTGCAAAACCATCACACCGCGCGCGGGGTCGGCATGGTGGTGGGCTTGGTGGCCCTCGTGCTCTCGGCCAGCGGCGTTTTCAGCGAGCTCGATACGGCCCTCAGCCGGATCTGGCGGTGCCCCGAGCCGTCGTCGTCGGGCATCGTGGAGTCGGTGCTGCAAACGGTGCGGGAAAAAGCCATGGCGATGCTGCTCGTCCTGGGCGCCGCGCTCTTGCTCCTGGTGTCGCTCATCTTGAGCACCGCGCTCTCCGCGGTCACCAGCGTGGCGCGCGATGCCCTGCCCTTCGCGTGGGCCTGGTCGATGCTCGAGCACGCCGTCTCCCTTGGTTTTCTCACCTTTGCGTTCGCGGCGCTCTTCAAAGTGGTGCCCGCATGTGGCGCAAAATGGCGCGACGTGCTCGGGGGCGGGCTGCTCACTGCCCTGCTCTTCACGCTCGCCAAGCGATTGCTCACCCTCTACATGACCACCTTGGCCAGCTACGACGCCTATGGCGCGGTTGGCGCGGTGCTGGCGCTGCTCACGTGGATCTACCTGGTGAGCCTCATCGTCTTCTTCGGCGCCGAATTTGCGCGGGTGTACGCGGAGCGCCACGGCAGCTTCGCGAACCGTACGGCGCTCGAACCCGGCGAGGCGGACGAAACGCGCGCAAAGAGCGAGGTGGAAGCCGGAAAAACGGCGACCCGAGCGCCCGGATCACCACGAAAAGGCGAGCGCGATCGCGTAGCCGACGAGGGCGATCAGCCACACAAAGGCCCGCCCGCGCATTCGCTCCCGTAG